The segment TTTTCCTAAGCTTTTTCCTAAGCAATGACGTCATCTATTTGGCTTAACAGAACACGGATTTTCTTCATCAGTCGTTCACGGTTTCACTCAACGGTCATCAACTTAGGATAGTATGGATTACGGCCACATTCTTTGCATAACTTCCTGCCTCCTTCTATCAAGATTCAGGCTTTCAACCAAAGCATCAACCATACGCGCCAGATCATTGTCGGCGATATTTCCATCGATCCTTTGTAAAAAAAGGGCCCTTTGATAGGGAATATAAGGACGAAAATGTATCTTTGCCATATGTATAAATCTTTATGCTTAAAGATACAAAATCTTTAGGTAATAACAAAGCCCCTGCTTGTGAAAGTCGGGGCTTTGTGCTAAAAAAGAAGGTGTGCTTTTTGACACCCTTCATAACCATAACCTTTAGCCTTATAATTTGTCGGCCAGCTCTGCCGCCTGACGACAACCGTCTGTCTTATCAATATCTCCAACATTCAGTACACCGGGCACAGCCACTTCGCCTGCAATATCCCATTTTAACAACGCTGCCGAACGCCTTATAGGAATACGCACACCGTCCATTACCGTCATGTCGTCTTCTTCGCAACAGGTAATTAAGGCACATTTCTTACCAGCAATATCCTTACCGCCCACTACCAGTGAGAACAAACGATCTATCACTCCCTTGATTTGCGCCGGTATGGAATACCAGTAAACCGGCATGCTAAAGACGACTGCATCTGCCTCTAGAATAGCAGGAGCGATCAGATTGAAATCATCATCAAACGAGCAGGCTTTACCTGTCTTATAACAGGTCATGCAGGCATGACAACCACCAATTTTCAAGAAGGCAGCATCAAAACGACTCACGGTATGACCTTTCTGTTCTGCCTCCTTAATGAACGCATCGGTCATGGCAAAACTGTTCCCGTTCTTACGCGGACTGCCTGTAATCACTACAATTTTCATATTCAAATCCTCCTTTTTATTTATGAATCGTGTCCGAATTCTGATTATAAGCTTTGGCTACGCATTTCCATTCGCCATTCATCTTCATCAACAACAGATAATCAGTAAAGTCAATACGACCACCCCATTTTTCTTCCAGCACACGAACAACAGCCAAGGTCTCTTCTACCGTCACCACATCGATGCGTGCCTTGAAATCTTCGCCAGCTCTAACAGTGTCTACATTATGATAAAACTGCTGGATACTGCCATGCTCCAGTTTTCCATCCAGATAGCCAAATAACACAGCTTCGTCGATAAACAGATCTTTCGCATAGCTGCTGTTACCCTCAGCCACACTCTTCACAAACTTCATGGCTGCCTTTTCTACAGCCTCGTATTCTTCGATACTTGCTCTCATAATAATAATATCTTAGCGGATTATTAACAGATGCAAATGTATGTGTCGGGAATGATCCATACAAGTACCGAAAAATTATTCACTTACCGAAAAATTATTCGGTATACCGTATTCAGGGAGTTATATGTATCTTTGTATTGTGTAAACAATTACCCATAAATCATGTACGAAAGAAAAATACCCATAGATCTGGATTGCCCGCTCCGGCTGACCATGAGCCTGATAGGTTCCAAATGGAAATCATGTATAGTGGATGAACTGAGGCATAAATCATTGCGTCCGAGCGAGCTGCATAAAATCTTCCCAGAAGCGACACCGCGCGTACTCGACATTCAGCTGAAAGAACTGGTGGAAGATGGATTAGTGCACAAGACTACCTATAACGAAGTTCCCCTACGTACAGAATATGCATTGACCGATTTAGGACGGAGCCTGCTGCCTATTATTGATGCCATGATCGAATGGGGAAATCGAAATACGGATTTATTTGAACGGAAATATGGGGAAAAAGCAGGTTATCACCAGCCAAAGGAAACATAAAGTTACATCCGCAAGGGCGCAGTGAACTTTTTGAACTTTATGAACTTTTGAGTTTTTCAGTTGATCTGATTGATTGGTTTCTGCATATTACCAGAAAACAAAAAATCCCGATTTCGCTTGGAAATCAGGATTCTATGTGGTGCCACCAGGAATCGAACCGGGGACACAAGGATTTTCAGTCCTTTGCTCTACCAACTGAGCTATGGCACCTTTTTTTGTTGTTGTAACCGTTATCGTTTCGATTACGGGTGCAAAGGTAGGGACATTTTTTGAATATGCAAACTTTTGGACAGAAAAAATTTATTTTTTATTCATTTCTCTATCAGAAATACATAATTCTGTTTCTTCTTGAAACAGCTAACTATATCTAAATAAAGACTATAAATATTATCAGCTACATCCAGTGGGAAAAAGCTGATAAATGAAATTTTTTGTGCCAACATCCGAGACGACTGCATAAAATAATAGCCTTTGATGATATAATAAGCTATAAAAAGCAGACCGGCATACACTGATAGTAGAAAATTTCCCATACACCCAACAACAACAGATGCAATTACGACTATCCAGAAAAGCCAATAACATAAATTCTCGAATAAGAAAAGCCGGTAAAAACGCTTTTTGGCATGGCTTCGGGTTGAAATCAACCCTATACGTTCCTGCGACCATTTCTTCAACCGGTAATATTCTTCTTTTTTCACCAAAGCATCCGGTAAATAATTGACTACTGTATTTTGTGCCGTTGCCACCTCATCAATAAACTGACTGTCTTCTCCTATTTTCAGGAACAGCTGATTATAAAATCCTTTATTCTTAAAGAACAGAGACTTCGTATATGACAGATTTTTTCCTGAACCCGAAAAAGGATGATCCAACAAGGCGGCCGAGAGATACTGCAAACCAAACTTCAGATTATCATAAGCTATCAGCTTATTCATCCATCCTTTCTGATATGGATAGGAAGCATATCCCAATACAATTCCTGTCTTTTCTTTATAAGAAGACACCATTGCACGTATCCAATTGGTAGTCATCGGCTCACAATCGGCCTCGGTGAACAGTATTACCTGATGACGTGCGGCCTTAATGCCCAAGGTCAATGCCAGTTTTTTCTTACTGATATAACGTGCTTCTTTGGGTATGAATGTATAATATAAATAAGGATAGTCACGCTTAAACAGACTTAACCGGTTGCTGCAGACTTCCGACATGCCGTCGTTGACAACAATAACCTCAAAATCCGGATAATCCTGATTCAGCAAGGCAGGTAAATGCTTTTCCAGGCTTTCTTCATTGTCGTGGGCATAAACCACCACCGACACCGAAGGACAAGAGGACAAATCCTGCTTCATTGCAGGCTGTTGAGAACGCAGTCGCCACGGACGACGATACAACACCAGACAATAAAGCAGGACTATTAAAAACAGGAGCGCTGTAAATCCTGCCAAACCAAGTTCCAGATGGCTGAATTGTAACAGACTCATTTCAGTTATAATTGATCCGAGAAATATGCTGCAGGAAGCTGACGGCAATTATATTGAGAAGCCATCACCTCACCATAAGCTCCTGCCGAACGCAAGGCAATAAAATCACCCCGATGAACTTCGTTCAGCTCAACATCTTTTCCAAAGACATCTGATGATTCACAGATCGGACCGACTACGTCGTAAACTTCTACATCATTGTCACTGGAAATATTTTCGATACGATGATAGGCATCATACATGGCCGGGCGAATCAGATCGGTAAAACCGGCATCCAGAATAGCAAACTTCTTGACTTCTCCTTCCTTGACATACAATACCCGAGAAATCAATGAGCCACATTGAGCTACTACCGAACGGCCCGGTTCAAAATGTACCTGCTGACCTGGACGCAAATCCAGCAGTTTGTGGAAGACAGCAAAATAATTATCGAAGGCAGGTATTGACAAATGGTTCGGATGATAATAATCTATGCCCAAACCACCTCCTAAATTCAAGTTCTCTACTTGTATGCCTTTCTTTTCCAATTCTTCCTGAATCTCATTGATCCGAATAGCCAAGTTACGGAAAGCGGACATATCTGTTATCTGGGAACCAATATGACAATGGATACCAATCAGACGTACGTGCGACATGGCTTTCATTTCATCCAGTACGCCATTTAATAATCCCAAATTGATACCGAATTTATTTTCCTTCAGACCGGTAGTTATCTTAGCATGGGTATGAGCATCTACATCCGGGTTAATACGCAAAGCCACACGAGCCACCTTGTTCTTGGCTGCAGCCAGTTCATTGATAACACGCAATTCAGCCAACGATTCTACATTGAAGCAGAAGATATTCTCATCAAGCCCTAAATTGATTTCCCAATCAGCCTTACCTACTCCGGCAAAGACGATCTTTTCTGCCGGAAAACCAGCCTTGATGGCAGCTTCAACTTCACCTCCGCTCACACAATCAGCGCCCAAGCCTGCCGCAGCAATTATTGACAGCAGACGCGGATTGGCATTTGCCTTGATGGCAAAATGTACATGATATCCGTATTTTCCGGATTCAGCCTGAATTGTCTGCAGGGTTTCGTTCAACAAGTCAACATCATAATAATAAAAAGGAGTCTTCAGCTCCTTGAATTTATCAATCGGAAATTTACCTTTCAACATAAGCCTATATACTATAATGATTCAAGTTTGCCTCCAGAGTTTCTGTATGCCCCAGAGACAGAACAAAGAAAAAGGTTGAGTCAGGCACCCGGCATCAGGAATCAGTTCATCATCGTCTGTCTCCCCAACTACCTGTCTGACACAACCTTTTTCAGGGTTTATTTATTATTAAACAAATGATCGCTTAAAGCCTGCAGAGCACGCTGCTTGTCGGAAGCCTTAACCAGCAATGAGACATTGTAGTTGCTGCCGCCATAAGAAATCATACGTACAGCCACATCCTTCATGGCATGAACGATACTGTCTTCAAATCCGACATTCTCCCATTCCAGATCACCTACCACACATACGATAACCATATCTTCATCGACAGATACTGTACCATATTTCTTCAGGTCATTTACAATCTCATCCAAGTGCTTGCGGTTGTCAATAGTAACAGAAACCCCTACTTCAGAAGTCGTTACCATATCAATCGGAGTCTGGTAATTTTCGAATGTTTCAAATACTTTCCGCAAGAAACCTGTTGCCAGCAACATACGTCCGCTCTTGATCTTGATAGCCGTAATGTTATCCTTGGCAGCTACAGCCTTGATCTTGCCTTTTTCAGTAGCATTCGAAATCAAGGTACCCGGAGCATCCGGCTGCATTGTATTCAGCAAGCGAACCGGGATATTATTGATTTTAGCCGGCAAGATACAAGTCGGATGCAAGATCTTCGCCCCGAAATAAGCCAGTTCTGCCGCTTCTTCGAAATGCAGATGACGAACCGGAGACGTTCCTTTTACGAATCGCGGATCGTTATTGTGCATACCATCGATATCTGTCCAGATCTGTATCTCTTCTGCCTTGATAGCCGCACCAATCAAAGAAGCTGTATAGTCGCTACCGCCGCGCTGCAAGTTATCGATCTCACCGTATGCGTTTCGGCAGATATAACCTTGCGTAATATACAGGTCAGCTTCGGCATTTTCTTCCAGCAGACGAGTCAGTTTTTCTTTGATGTAGACCGGATCCGGTTCAGCATTCTTGTCTGTACGCATAAAATCGAGTGCAGGAAGCAATACTGAATTCACGCCCAGTTCCTTCAGATACAGATTCATCATGCCTGTTGAAATCAGTTCACCTTGTGCCAACACCACTTTTTCTTCAAACAAAGTAAACAAGTCTTTGGTGAAAGAACGAATGTGATCAAAATGGAAGGTCACTAATTCACGAGCCTTAGCCTTGTATTCTTCCGTTGCATACAGCTCTTCGATATGCCCAAAATATTTCTGAGACAACTTATTGATGATCTCATTGGCTCCATCCGGATTCTTCTTATACAAATAATCTGAAATCTCGACCAATGAATTGGTTGTTCCAGACATGGCAGACAACACGATAAGGTTCTTTTCGCCAACAATCAGCTTGGCAACATCTTTCATTCTCTGTGCAGATCCCACAGAAGTACCGCCGAATTTTAATACTTTCATTTCTTTTACCTTATAATTTATTTATTCTCATTCAACTAACAAGGATGTGGTGCAAAGTTATAAATAATTTACTTATCCACATCATTTAAACAGGCATTCTCGCATTTAACGATACGTGCCGGGAAATTATGAACCAACGTATAGTTATGCGTCGTCATAATCACAGCCGTTCCCTTTTTACAGATCTCGTGCAGAAGCTGTACAATCTGTCCGCTTGTCTCCGGATCCAGATTACCCGTAGGTTCATCGGCCAGGATGATGTCGGGAGTATTCAGCAAGGCTCGCGCAATAACAACACGCTGCTGCTCACCTCCCGAAAGTTCGTGCGGCATCTTGTATCCCTTGTTCTGCATGCCTACCTGTTGGAGTACTTCTTCAATCCGGTTCTG is part of the Parabacteroides sp. AD58 genome and harbors:
- a CDS encoding flavodoxin family protein is translated as MKIVVITGSPRKNGNSFAMTDAFIKEAEQKGHTVSRFDAAFLKIGGCHACMTCYKTGKACSFDDDFNLIAPAILEADAVVFSMPVYWYSIPAQIKGVIDRLFSLVVGGKDIAGKKCALITCCEEDDMTVMDGVRIPIRRSAALLKWDIAGEVAVPGVLNVGDIDKTDGCRQAAELADKL
- a CDS encoding nuclear transport factor 2 family protein, whose translation is MRASIEEYEAVEKAAMKFVKSVAEGNSSYAKDLFIDEAVLFGYLDGKLEHGSIQQFYHNVDTVRAGEDFKARIDVVTVEETLAVVRVLEEKWGGRIDFTDYLLLMKMNGEWKCVAKAYNQNSDTIHK
- a CDS encoding winged helix-turn-helix transcriptional regulator; this encodes MYERKIPIDLDCPLRLTMSLIGSKWKSCIVDELRHKSLRPSELHKIFPEATPRVLDIQLKELVEDGLVHKTTYNEVPLRTEYALTDLGRSLLPIIDAMIEWGNRNTDLFERKYGEKAGYHQPKET
- a CDS encoding glycosyltransferase, whose product is MSLLQFSHLELGLAGFTALLFLIVLLYCLVLYRRPWRLRSQQPAMKQDLSSCPSVSVVVYAHDNEESLEKHLPALLNQDYPDFEVIVVNDGMSEVCSNRLSLFKRDYPYLYYTFIPKEARYISKKKLALTLGIKAARHQVILFTEADCEPMTTNWIRAMVSSYKEKTGIVLGYASYPYQKGWMNKLIAYDNLKFGLQYLSAALLDHPFSGSGKNLSYTKSLFFKNKGFYNQLFLKIGEDSQFIDEVATAQNTVVNYLPDALVKKEEYYRLKKWSQERIGLISTRSHAKKRFYRLFLFENLCYWLFWIVVIASVVVGCMGNFLLSVYAGLLFIAYYIIKGYYFMQSSRMLAQKISFISFFPLDVADNIYSLYLDIVSCFKKKQNYVFLIEK
- the lysA gene encoding diaminopimelate decarboxylase; translation: MLKGKFPIDKFKELKTPFYYYDVDLLNETLQTIQAESGKYGYHVHFAIKANANPRLLSIIAAAGLGADCVSGGEVEAAIKAGFPAEKIVFAGVGKADWEINLGLDENIFCFNVESLAELRVINELAAAKNKVARVALRINPDVDAHTHAKITTGLKENKFGINLGLLNGVLDEMKAMSHVRLIGIHCHIGSQITDMSAFRNLAIRINEIQEELEKKGIQVENLNLGGGLGIDYYHPNHLSIPAFDNYFAVFHKLLDLRPGQQVHFEPGRSVVAQCGSLISRVLYVKEGEVKKFAILDAGFTDLIRPAMYDAYHRIENISSDNDVEVYDVVGPICESSDVFGKDVELNEVHRGDFIALRSAGAYGEVMASQYNCRQLPAAYFSDQL
- a CDS encoding aspartate kinase, whose amino-acid sequence is MKVLKFGGTSVGSAQRMKDVAKLIVGEKNLIVLSAMSGTTNSLVEISDYLYKKNPDGANEIINKLSQKYFGHIEELYATEEYKAKARELVTFHFDHIRSFTKDLFTLFEEKVVLAQGELISTGMMNLYLKELGVNSVLLPALDFMRTDKNAEPDPVYIKEKLTRLLEENAEADLYITQGYICRNAYGEIDNLQRGGSDYTASLIGAAIKAEEIQIWTDIDGMHNNDPRFVKGTSPVRHLHFEEAAELAYFGAKILHPTCILPAKINNIPVRLLNTMQPDAPGTLISNATEKGKIKAVAAKDNITAIKIKSGRMLLATGFLRKVFETFENYQTPIDMVTTSEVGVSVTIDNRKHLDEIVNDLKKYGTVSVDEDMVIVCVVGDLEWENVGFEDSIVHAMKDVAVRMISYGGSNYNVSLLVKASDKQRALQALSDHLFNNK